Genomic window (Moraxella haemolytica):
TCTCACCCACCCAAGATATGCCAACGCTGCCCGACTTTGAGTCTGCCCAGCTGTGTGGCAGATGATCAAGGCGAGTTTCTTTAACGGCATTTAGATGCGATTCATACTGCTCTTTTTGTTCTAGATAATCCCGATCGGAGCGAATGTAGTGATTCTCATCACGCCAGTGTAGTTTTTTACCCTGTTTGAATACCTCATATTCAGCATTCAAGCTAGCAAGGCGATTGGGAGCGGCTACATAATTATCCAAATCCTTCAAAGAATCAAAGCTCTGATGAATATAGTCAGGCGTGGCGTAGTCGCTCGAAGTCTTATGTAGCCCCTCAACATGTAAGGCAAAATTACTGCCAAGCTGGGTAGTCAATCCACCCGTTACTAGCTTTTCGTTATTGCCTGTGTTAAAGCGAACGCTCGCTTCGGCATCAATGGGCTTGGCAGGTAGAGTGCGTGGAATTTTATTATCCACAACATTTACCACACCTGCCGAATTGCCAGACTTATATAACAAAGTACTAACCCCACGCACCACCTCAGCACGCCGTGCTAAAGTTGTATCCACCATCACTGCATGGTCAGGTGATAGGTGTGCCATATCAATGACATCAGCGTTATTTTGCAAGATGGTAATGCGTTTTCCTTCTTGTCCACGAATGATGGGGGCAGATGCACCGCCACCAAACTGGTTGGAATGAATACCAAGCTCCCCATCTAAAGCATCGCCTAGCGTGGTGGGTTTGGTTTGCAGTGTTTCTTTGTTAACAACCACATCACTTATCTTTTTGGCACCACCAAAAGGGGTGGCATCCACCCTTGCTGTAGGCAATTCAACCACCAGCGTATCTAATAGCACCTCAGGCAGTGCAGATGGTATGGACGGTATAGGCAACACCTCATCAGCGAACGCACTCATACTACAGCCAAACAAAACCGCCCCCACTGACAGATGCAACGCATTTTTTACCATCAAAAACTCCATATCAGAAAAATAGAAATATTATATCATTAATATCATAGAAGTGTAATAACACAACACCATAAATGATTTAACAAATCCATCAATAATGATGGATTATATGTTTGATAAATGGAGTGACGGTTAAATCATCGCAAAATTTTACCTGTCTTAATATCAACGATCTGACTAGGACTACCAAAACCCAAACTCTTTGCGTTTAAATAACCCACCTGATGCCCAAAATACGCCATCGCCTCCTGTAGTGTGGTGGCAGATGGTTGACCGCTTAAGTTACAGCTGGTTGATACCAAAAAACCATAAGGATTATTCACATCAGTCAACGCTTGGCAAATCCCTGCTAGTACAGGGTGATGCGTTACCCTCACCGCCAAAGTATCAAAACCACCCGTCAGTACGCAGGGCAAGCCAGCCGATGTTGCCACAGGCATTAGCCAAGTCTGAGCTTGCGTGGCAGTGCGAACATCAAACGAATTGTATCGTTGCCTTATGTCTGTCATGAGCATATCTTGCATCTTTTGGGGTAATTCCGCCAACAAAGGCGACAACTTCTCCACACCATCTGTCAGCACAATCAGACCTTTATGCTCTGAACGAACCTTTAGCCTAAAAATCCGCTCTATCGCCTGCTGATGATACGCATCGCAACCAAGCCCCCACACACTCTCGCTTGGATAGGCAAGCACACCGCCTGACTTTAAGAATGTTGCCACCGCCTCGCTATCATCCATCTCAAAGACTCTATACTCGCCCATAACGACCTCCAACACTTGTAATCAATCCAAGCAGTTCTAGTTCTACAAGCTGTGCCAATAGCATACCTATATCCATGCCTGTCTGTGCAACCAAAGTATCTAAATCTTTAGGTGTAAGTTCTATACACTGCATCAGTGATGATAAGTGTGATGGTATTTCTGATGTGATGGCTGATGTCTGCGTCTGTCGCCCCGCTGTTTCTTGACTGGTGTCAGTCGTGGCATCAATAAAAGCCGATACACCTTTAGAGAATGATTTGGGTAAGGCATTGTATGGCATACCGCCACAGACATCTTCAATGATTTGGTCAGGATGATAAATCAGTGTTGCCCCCTCACGAATCAGATGATGACAACCTTCTGCATTCTTATTATCAATATAACTTGGCACAGCAAATACCTGTTTACCTTGTTCAGCGGTTAGGCGTGCAGTAATCAGCGAACCACTTTGTAGGGCAGCTTCGGTAACCACCGTTGCCAATGACAGACCTGCTACCAATCGGTTGCGGCGTGGAAAGGTATGTTTACTAGCAGGCGTGCTTGGTAAAAGTTCAGTAATCAGCACGCCACCTTGTGCGATGATTTGAGCAAACAAAGCATTATGGTTTTTTGGGTAGCACACATCAATGCCTGTACCCATCACACCGATGGTACAGCCTTTTAGCTTATCTTGACTTAGTGCCCCCAGATGTGCCTCACGGTCCACACCCTGTGCCAGACCACTGGTAATACTAAAACCAGATTGCACCAAATACTGTGCCAAATCAAAGGTGATTTTTCGGGCATGTTCGGTCGGATTTCGGCTACCAACGATAGCAATCTGCCTATCTGTTAGGCGTGCAACCTCCCCTCGATAAAATAACACAGGTGGCGGGTCGTAGATGGTTTGTAATTGCTCAGGATAATCGTCATCATCCATAAACAATAGTCCATATGCCCCACGAGACACCTCATCATACACCCGACCAACAAAGGCAAGTACATCACTACTGTCTTCAAATCGCTTTAGATGAGCAACATGAATGGACAGCGACTGCCATGCTTCTTTTGTCGCAAGCAAAGCTGTGTGTGCATCATCATAAGCATCGATCAGCTTATAATAAGACGACAGTGAGGTATTGACAATATACCATAATGCCAACACCGCCTCATGACTATTTAAATTTTGATAAGTCATACCACCCTTTAAAAATAACAATGCTTATAAATAACCATTTTGAAAAAACAGCCAAACCCAAAGAGCATGGCTGTTTACCAATCATTCACCCCAACTCATCAATAATCAACGAGCCAAAACAAATCGCTCAATTTCTTTAGCAACCAGTTCAGAGCGATTAGCAAGTACTGTTACAAACTGGGGCTTGTCCTCTAAACCAACCGTATGAATGGGTCTTGGTAGAGTTACCTGACCTAATGCCTCAGTCATCGTCTCTTCAAACTTAATTGGCAATGCCGTCTCAGCAACAACAATACGCTCGCTCGCTTTTTGTAGCTCAAGAGCAACTTTTACGCCATCTGCAGTGTGAGGGTCAATCAGACGATCCACCTTGGCATACACCTCCTTAATGGTGGTCAGGCGGTCAGCATGGGTGGATTTACCAGCAACAAACCCAAATTTATCTTGAATATCAGTCAGATGCTCAGACAATTCAAACCCCTTGCCAATCTTCACATCACCAAATAGCTGACTTACCCGATTAGCATCTTTATCCAAGAGTAGATAGATAAAGCGTTCAAAGTTTGATGCTTTTGAGATATCCATTGATGGGCTTGATGTAACATAAGTCTCATCCGCCTTGCGTGGGGCATAATTACCTGTATTAAAAAATTCATTTAACACATCATTTTCGTTGGTCGCCACAATCAGACGGTCAATCGGTAGACCCATCTCACGAGCAATGTGTCCAGCACAGATGTTGCCAAAGTTGCCAGACGGCACACAGAAACTCACCGTTTCGTCATTGTTGGTCGTCGCCCCAAAATAACCTTTAAAGTAATAGACAATTTGAGCCAGAATACGACCCCAATTAATGGAATTAACCGTACCTAGGCTATATTTTGCCTTAAAATCAGCATCTTCTTGCAGTGCCTTGACGATATCTTGACAATCATCAAACATTCCTTCGATGGCAATGTTATGGATATTGTCATCATCTAGGCTATACATTTGGGCACGCTGAAAGGCACTCATCTTGCCATGCGGAGACATCATAAATACCTGAATATTTTCTTTACCACGCAAAGCATATTCAGCAGCC
Coding sequences:
- the thrC gene encoding threonine synthase, which produces MKYISTRGQTAPMSFSDVLLMGLAPDGGLMLPECYPQVDRATLDAWRQLSYPELALEIMSLFATDIPCEELQALINKTYTKAVFNSDDITPVTHLYDELYLLELSNGPTLAFKDMAMQFLGNVFEYVLAKKGERLTIIGATSGDTGSAAEYALRGKENIQVFMMSPHGKMSAFQRAQMYSLDDDNIHNIAIEGMFDDCQDIVKALQEDADFKAKYSLGTVNSINWGRILAQIVYYFKGYFGATTNNDETVSFCVPSGNFGNICAGHIAREMGLPIDRLIVATNENDVLNEFFNTGNYAPRKADETYVTSSPSMDISKASNFERFIYLLLDKDANRVSQLFGDVKIGKGFELSEHLTDIQDKFGFVAGKSTHADRLTTIKEVYAKVDRLIDPHTADGVKVALELQKASERIVVAETALPIKFEETMTEALGQVTLPRPIHTVGLEDKPQFVTVLANRSELVAKEIERFVLAR
- a CDS encoding L-threonylcarbamoyladenylate synthase, whose product is MGEYRVFEMDDSEAVATFLKSGGVLAYPSESVWGLGCDAYHQQAIERIFRLKVRSEHKGLIVLTDGVEKLSPLLAELPQKMQDMLMTDIRQRYNSFDVRTATQAQTWLMPVATSAGLPCVLTGGFDTLAVRVTHHPVLAGICQALTDVNNPYGFLVSTSCNLSGQPSATTLQEAMAYFGHQVGYLNAKSLGFGSPSQIVDIKTGKILR
- the dprA gene encoding DNA-processing protein DprA yields the protein MTYQNLNSHEAVLALWYIVNTSLSSYYKLIDAYDDAHTALLATKEAWQSLSIHVAHLKRFEDSSDVLAFVGRVYDEVSRGAYGLLFMDDDDYPEQLQTIYDPPPVLFYRGEVARLTDRQIAIVGSRNPTEHARKITFDLAQYLVQSGFSITSGLAQGVDREAHLGALSQDKLKGCTIGVMGTGIDVCYPKNHNALFAQIIAQGGVLITELLPSTPASKHTFPRRNRLVAGLSLATVVTEAALQSGSLITARLTAEQGKQVFAVPSYIDNKNAEGCHHLIREGATLIYHPDQIIEDVCGGMPYNALPKSFSKGVSAFIDATTDTSQETAGRQTQTSAITSEIPSHLSSLMQCIELTPKDLDTLVAQTGMDIGMLLAQLVELELLGLITSVGGRYGRV